A section of the Citrus sinensis cultivar Valencia sweet orange chromosome 8, DVS_A1.0, whole genome shotgun sequence genome encodes:
- the LOC102630389 gene encoding alpha carbonic anhydrase 7-like yields MEKLATQLLLSCFFLVLLLLSCPALSQEADDEKEFNYEEEGQRGPSKWGELHKEWSACKKGTMQSPIDLLNERVQVVSHLGRLKRSYKPSYATLKNRGHDMMLQWHGGAGTLLINGTEYVLKQCHWHSPSEHTIDGERFALEAHMVHESQDGKIAVVGIMYKIGRPDSLLASISDHLRQIAGSNERETVVGVIDPRGIKLGSRKYYRYIGSLTTPPCTENVIWTIVRKVRTVTREQVKLLRVAVHDDSGTNARPQQPINLRTVKLYRPDDENQNP; encoded by the exons atggagaaacTTGCAACCCAGCTCTTGTTGAGTTGTTTCTTTTTGGTTCTTCTTTTGCTTTCATGCCCAGCACTGTCTCAAGAAGCTG ATGATGAAAAGGAGTTCAATTATGAAGAAGAAGGACAGCGTGGGCCATCTAAATGGGGAGAGCTTCACAAGGAATggagtgcttgcaaaaaaGGAACAATGCAGTCTCCCATTGATCTTTTGAATGAAAGAGTTCAAGTTGTTTCCCATTTAGGAAGGCTTAAAAGAAGTTACAAGCCATCTTATGCCACCCTCAAGAACAGAGGCCATGATATGATG TTGCAATGGCATGGCGGTGCCGGGACTCTTTTGATAAATGGAACCGAGTATGTACTGAAACAGTGCCACTGGCACTCTCCTTCTGAGCACACCATCGATGGCGAGAG ATTTGCTTTGGAGGCTCACATGGTTCATGAGAGCCAAGATGGGAAAATTGCAGTGGTGGGGATCATGTACAAGATTGGAAGACCTGATTCTCTATTAGCATCG ATATCGGATCATTTAAGACAAATTGCTGGTTCAAATGAAAGGGAAACAGTAGTGGGGGTGATCGATCCAAGGGGCATAAAGCTAGGCAGCAGAAAATATTACAGATATATTGGTTCTCTTACTACTCCTCCTTGCActgaaaatgtaatttggaCCATTGTTAGAAAG GTAAGGACGGTAACAAGAGAACAAGTTAAATTACTTCGAGTAGCAGTGCATGATGACTCGGGTACTAATGCAAGACCACAACAACCAATAAACTTACGAACAGTAAAACTTTACAGACCAGATGATGAGAATCAAAATCCTTGA
- the LOC102617715 gene encoding kiwellin-like — protein sequence MAKSLVSFTIIFAMMFLPLLSNAISQCNGPCRTLDDCEGELICINGICNDDPEVGSHTCAGGGGGGGGGGGGGVSCHSSGTLRCHGKPYPLYSCSPPVTSSTDAKLTNNDFSEGGEGGDPSECDGKYHDNSVPVVALSTGWYNGGSRCGHMIKITAQNGRSVMAKVVDECDSMHGCDSEHADEPPCDNDIIDGSDAVWSALGLDKDIGVVGVTWSLA from the coding sequence ATGGCTAAATCATTAGTTTCCTTTACAATAATTTTCGCCATGATGTTCCTTCCATTGCTATCGAATGCAATATCCCAGTGTAACGGGCCATGTAGAACCCTTGATGATTGTGAGGGTGAGCTCATTTGCATCAACGGCATATGCAACGATGACCCCGAAGTTGGGTCGCACACATGCGCAGGAGGCGGAGGTGGAGGTGGCGGAGGCGGAGGCGGTGGCGTCAGTTGTCACTCATCCGGCACACTAAGATGCCATGGAAAGCCATACCCTCTGTACTCGTGCTCTCCTCCGGTTACATCATCTACTGATGCAAAACTAACAAACAATGATTTCAGCGAAGGCGGCGAGGGAGGAGATCCATCGGAGTGTGATGGGAAGTACCACGACAACTCGGTACCTGTCGTGGCACTGTCAACAGGGTGGTATAATGGAGGGTCAAGATGTGGTCACATGATAAAGATTACGGCTCAAAATGGGAGAAGCGTGATGGCTAAGGTGGTTGATGAATGCGACTCCATGCATGGTTGTGATTCAGAGCATGCAGATGAGCCACCTTGTGACAATGACATCATTGATGGCTCAGACGCTGTGTGGAGCGCTTTGGGGCTCGATAAGGACATTGGTGTTGTTGGTGTTACTTGGTCCTTGGCCTAA
- the LOC102617999 gene encoding BEL1-like homeodomain protein 9 produces MDMNNFRPQSSHVAQQSRRDKLRIQQHLEDLSEHSNLEQSSSVNVRNGISFYDSSTTLVSSSELINFSANSSVLTAQREAMGHQELSDSHHQHDQHSNTSRPIMTGGDLFTILPHTAVASSHHFRATGDHFQGCCDLKGLDHSQSISEWMVNYASGSSGRESNQNVMLDGEVVSNNSNSTSRKILRPNNYNEYQDHVQSTSVNQPSEKLFGDMHYATPIFPNTVQDVVTLASVGTHGLEVASLLQQSNARETGHVTWTDHSGNELVLLPSYGNQTSAIRYSDPSNWTSRPAAESFHQWSTESGLRNVASDAATQGLSLSLSSNPPSDEMNAGHFAGGYESQNLHFKTDSRSGNSSLLGSFPKPSIIRKGSGKSVQDMGTSSYNVHRNTGPLGPFTGYATILKNSRFLKPAQELLDEFCCVKKSKYGRRGNVSERFSGDRASASASAEADAADVADREVGAKGKNSTSRVSSPTFYSSNQISCEGGVGCSSGESHRPEYQEMRAKLLYLQEEVSKRYKLYHQQLQMVVSSFESVAGLSGATPYVSLAFKAISKNFRCLKSAIMNQLKHVAKALGEEMRSSATVTSSSRGHITNTSAKLNCLDQILQKHKSGGANVGFLEPQQHVWRPQRGLPERAVAILRAWLFEHFLHPYPTDTDKHMLATQTGLSRNQVSNWFINARVRVWKPMVEEIHMLETQGSVATNQDFKTKTDGQSLSDGTAGSSFNGDQPMNDKLAISAMSDEHMDYSGIGSSRSNNEEGLNAEHWNQEKRSRVDSNHRLTTSMDRSLMGFIPYQRNMIEVGGLSAVSLTLGLRHGVESSPQQQQEDQLRRQYGGQMIHDFAG; encoded by the exons ATGGATATGAACAACTTTAGGCCTCAGTCGTCACATGTAGCACAGCAAAGCCGTCGCGATAAGCTAAGGATTCAACAGCACTTGGAAGACTTAAGTGAACATAGTAACTTGGAGCAatcatcatcagtcaatgttAGAAATGGCATTTCATTTTATGATTCATCAACGACTCTTGTTTCCTCCTCTGAGCTTATAAACTTCTCAGCAAATTCCAGTGTGTTAACAGCTCAAAGGGAGGCAATGGGGCACCAAGAATTAAGTGATTCTCATCATCAACATGATCAACACAGCAATACTAGTAGGCCTATAATGACTGGGGGTGATTTATTTACCATTTTGCCTCACACAGCTGTAGCTTCATCTCATCACTTTAGAGCCACCGGTGATCATTTTCAAGGTTGTTGTGACCTGAAAGGTCTTGATCATTCACAGTCAATTTCTGAGTGGATGGTGAATTATGCAAGTGGATCATCTGGTAGGGAAAGCAATCAAAATGTAATGCTTGATGGGGAAGTCGTGTCAAATAATAGTAATTCTACATCTAGAAAAATTTTGAGGCCAAATAATTACAATGAGTATCAAGATCATGTTCAGTCTACTTCAGTAAATCAACCAAGTGAAAAGCTTTTTGGGGACATGCATTATGCTACTCCAATTTTCCCAAACACTGTTCAAGATGTTGTCACTTTGGCTTCTGTTGGAACTCATGGATTAGAGGTTGCTTCACTTTTGCAACAGAGTAATGCAAGAGAAACTGGCCATGTTACATGGACTGATCACTCTGGGAATGAGCTTGTGCTTCTTCCAAGCTATGGCAACCAAACAAGTGCTATTCGGTATAGTGATCCGAGTAATTGGACTAGTAGACCAGCAGCTGAGAGTTTTCATCAATGGAGTACTGAATCGGGTTTGCGGAATGTTGCGAGTGATGCTGCTACACAAGGTCTATCTCTGTCACTTTCATCGAATCCACCATCCGATGAAATGAATGCTGGTCACTTTGCAGGAGGATATGAGTCTCAAAACTTACACTTCAAGACCGATTCAAGATCTGGGAACTCTAGTCTTTTGGGTTCATTTCCGAAGCCATCTATTATCCGCAAAGGAAGTGGAAAATCTGTTCAGGATATGGGTACATCTAGTTACAATGTTCATCGGAATACTGGCCCTCTTGGGCCTTTCACTGGGTATGCAACTATTCTGAAGAATTCAAGATTCTTGAAGCCAGCTCAAGAGCTCTTGGATGAGTTCTGCTGTGtgaagaaatcaaaatatGGCAGGAGGGGCAATGTATCTGAGAGATTCTCTGGAGATAGAGCTAGTGCTTCTGCTTCAGCAGAAGCTGATGCTGCTGATGTAGCTGATAGGGAGGTTGGAGCTAAGGGTAAAAATAGCACTTCACGTGTTTCGTCGCCCACGTTTTACAGTTCAAACCAAATTAGTTGTGAAGGAGGAGTTGGGTGCAGCTCTGGTGAATCCCACAGGCCTGAGTACCAAGAAATGAGGGCAAAGCTCTTGTATTTGCAGGAAGAG GTCTCCAAAAGGTACAAGCTTTATCACCAGCAGCTACAAATGGTAGTTTCGTCCTTCGAGTCGGTCGCGGGTCTTAGTGGTGCTACCCCATATGTTTCTTTAGCTTTCAAAGCAATTTCAAAGAACTTCCGATGCCTAAAGAGTGCTATCATGAATCAGCTTAAGCATGTAGCAAAAGCCTTGGGGGAGGAAATGCGATCCTCAGCTACTGTTACAAGTAGTAGTAGAGGTCATATTACTAACACGTCGGCTAAGCTTAATTGCTTGGACCAAATTTTGCAAAAGCATAAATCTGGCGGGGCTAATGTGGGCTTCCTCGAACCCCAACAACATGTCTGGAGGCCCCAGAGAGGTCTACCAGAACGAGCGGTGGCAATTCTTAGAGCATGGTTGTTTGAGCATTTTCTCCATCC GTACCCTACGGACACAGATAAGCACATGTTAGCCACTCAAACTGGTCTCTCTAGAAACCAG GTTTCCAATTGGTTTATAAATGCCCGAGTTCGAGTTTGGAAGCCAATGGTGGAAGAAATACACATGCTTGAAACCCAAGGATCAGTAGCAACCAACCAAGACTTTAAAACTAAAACTGATGGACAGTCTCTTAGTGATGGTACTGCAGGCAGCAGTTTTAATGGTGATCAACCAATGAACGACAAGCTAGCTATTAGTGCAATGTCTGATGAACATATGGATTACTCAGGCATTGGATCCTCACGAAGCAACAATGAAGAAGGGCTTAATGCTGAACACTGGAATCAGGAGAAGCGATCAAGAGTAGATAGTAATCATCGGCTCACAACAAGCATGGACAGGTCCTTGATGGGTTTTATACCGTACCAGAGAAACATGATTGAAGTCGGGGGATTAAGTGCCGTGTCACTTACGTTAGGGCTAAGGCATGGGGTGGAAagttcaccacagcaacaACAGGAGGATCAGCTTAGGAGGCAATATGGGGGTCAAATGATTCATGATTTTGCGGGTTGA